Genomic segment of Sarcophilus harrisii chromosome 4, mSarHar1.11, whole genome shotgun sequence:
GAGCCAAAGGTGTTCACCACCACACCTGCTATGAACAGAGAAGTGGGCTCCACATCATTGAAGGCCACCATACCCATGGTGATGGTGGCTATGCTTTTCACCACTCCAACAAAACTAGTAGTCACAGCAGAGTTAATGTAGGTACAGTGGAGGGTAGTAAAATTCATGGCACAGCCGATCAAAATGCAAGCCACAAAGATGCAGACCATGGTTGGATCTTTCCATCCTGGAAAGGCCCAAGCATTGATAGAATCCATGCTGGCAAAGGAGCAAATGATAAGTAGAGGGGTGGCAGAGATGGCAATGGCATATTGGGCTGTGAGGGCTCCATGTTCGGAGTCTGCGCTGGTCTTCTGAATGAGCACAAGATAAGCAGCATGAACTAATACTGCCAGGACACCTGTCACATACCCAATGGGGTCCCCAGTTAGATCACCAGctcctggaaaagaaaaaaaaagattatttttgtacaagttttaaatgtatttacaaTGAAGATGGGATCAGAAGTAGAGAAACCAAGCTCCCTGACTTTGTCAAGTGAATTGTTATTTCACGCTAAGCTTTGTTGTGATAAAATTTCTATCATTAATTAAAGGAAAACTCAGGATAGGTCTTCATTCTCTCTTTAGTGAGGATAAAAGTAAAGTGCTTTGAGCTCCTAAGGAAAATAGAGTACTATACACAAGACTATTGATATTTAAATCCTCAAATAATCTAAGAGGCTATTTAGCCAATTCTTCAGCACcctccttttacaggtgaggaaagggAAATCCAAAAAGGGAAGGGCCTTTTtcaagattttataaatgaggaaacaggtagaatttaaactcatGCCCTCCAACTGGAAAGCCAGTGATCTTATTACAACATCAAGCTGCCTCTTAGAGGCATATAGGGGAGCAGagaatttctttcttatctccttaTTTTAAACTGAAACTGggttctcctttctttcttttctttcttcatagacAGCTTGAAAGGGTTGTGTCTGGAGTACTTGAATGGACATTGAGCTCTCCTGATGCCCCCAGATTGCCATTGTACCTAGGAACGCGATTGTTTTTTGCAGTGTGGAAAGAACCCTTGACTGTGGTTAGCTCGGGAAGGCACAGACCTGCTGCCAAGCTTCCATTGCATATTCAGGATAACCAGGAAGAGTACTCATTGGGAAATTGAATTCAAGAcacagaggttttttttttttgcttgtggaAACTATCCCACCCCCCTCCTTTCCTCAATGAGTCCATAGTTGCTTAAAGTGAGTGCTGTTTTCCTATCAGATGACTctccttttgatttctttcatgCTGGATCCCATTAGccaacatatattaatatataatctgGTCATGGAATCTGGCAAAGAAGGACTATTTTGCATCCTTTGTCCCTCTGCTCcactccttccccctctccaaaaTTCAGCCTTAGGTGACCTCACATCCCAACATGACCCTGATCTGGCCTCTAccattttctctccccctctactcccttccttccctacttcAATCCTACTCCCAGTTCTAGTCAAAGAGTCATCTCAAAGAGCTCAGAGGTTTCAATCAAGTCCCCAACCCCATCTTCTTCTCTGAGGCTGTCAGAGTACAACCAAGATCCTGGGGTTTTGTATCACAGAACAACCCTCTTTGACACTGTAGTgaaatctcttctcagaataatgtttctaaatacataaaacaaaatattacaaaggattacaaagggAAGCAAACCTGctgaaatagttaataaaaaattttaattcacaaTCTGCAGGTTAAGAACTcataatctagtccaacccttttattttagggatgaggaaaccaagaaacagaggaaagaaatgacttttttaaGTTTACACGGGCAGTAAAGTAGCagagctgaatttgaacccacaATTCCTAAGCCTGTTCTCTCCCTTACTCTATAGATACatttttatagacgaggaaactgGCTTTCAAAGAAGGAAAGTTCCTTGTCCGAAGTGTCACAGTATATAATGGACAAagctgggacttgaactcaggctttAATCAAATCTAGGACTCTTACCATGACACCCCCTTGTCTTGATCTATTGTTAATAAAGGCTCCAAGCGCTCTGGGCCTGGCACTGATAAAGGGAGGCATGATGGAGACTGAAAGACTGAGGCAGCACCAAAAAGGGGAACCAATGGAGAAGGCGGAAACGGGATAAAGCAGCGAGGAAAGAAGGATTGGGAGGGAGCGGGGCTTTAGGGTCGGGCAGTGTATAAACCGGAGAAGGGAAACCAGGAGGATAcagtgggggaggaaggaagctTTTAGCTGCTCACCTGCTAGGGCTGCCCCGCAGGTGGTGATGAGTACGGCCACTAGGACCCCAATGGAGGGAGCCCCGTTCTTAAGCACCAGGACGCCGATGAGCATAGTGACCAGAGGCAGGCAACGCTTGAAGACCACATACATGGGCAGACTGAGACCCCGTAGGGACCAGAGGGTGAGGCTGGACTGCAGCGTGGAAAGCACTGTGACCCCGGCGAAAGGGCGCGCCAGGCTCAGGCTGAAAGGGGGCACAGAGACAAGTCCCAGGCGCCGCAGCAGCTCCAAGCTGATGGCAGCGGTGGAACTGGTCAGGCACTGCACCAGAGTCAGGAAGGCGAACTGATAGCGGCTAATCAGGAACTTGAGCAGGATGTTGAGGGAGCCCGAGAAGACCCCATGGGCGATGGCCACTGAGATGCCCAGCATCCGGCCTTTGCACAGCTGCATCCTGGTGCCTGGTCACTTCTCAAATGCTGGGGAACAGAGACCTGTGAGGGataaggaaagaggagaagaagggatagaagaagggggaagaggagacagagagagagagagagagagagagagagagagagagagagagagagag
This window contains:
- the SLC35D3 gene encoding solute carrier family 35 member D3, with the translated sequence MQLCKGRMLGISVAIAHGVFSGSLNILLKFLISRYQFAFLTLVQCLTSSTAAISLELLRRLGLVSVPPFSLSLARPFAGVTVLSTLQSSLTLWSLRGLSLPMYVVFKRCLPLVTMLIGVLVLKNGAPSIGVLVAVLITTCGAALAGAGDLTGDPIGYVTGVLAVLVHAAYLVLIQKTSADSEHGALTAQYAIAISATPLLIICSFASMDSINAWAFPGWKDPTMVCIFVACILIGCAMNFTTLHCTYINSAVTTSFVGVVKSIATITMGMVAFNDVEPTSLFIAGVVVNTFGSLIYCVAKFIETRKQSSYEDLEKDHREVLQETNGAQPPFVMEPLPLEKGNGDMEGEETASGISQPCIEKPKHGAEETALVSSNNQEREGVNKNSLKDAYLGVWRLVRGTKYMKRDYLLENEELSSP